In the genome of Helicovermis profundi, the window TTTCAATAATTGATATAATTATATCATAATTTTTTATATATAATAAAAAATTATGATATTTGTAAAAATATAATAATATCTAAATGTTTTTTATGTACTTATTATAAATATTATTAGTCAAATTTATGTCTAAAATGATATAATCATTATGGTGATAAAATGAAAAAGAAAATGACTTATTTAATTGTAGTAAACAAAACCAATCTTTTTAAACTTGAGAATATGCTGTTGTCAAACAACATTGCTTATGATTATTTTCCAACACCAAAAGAAATTTTATCTGTATGCACAAAATCAATAAGAATTAAACCTTCATTTGCTGAAGAAGTTTCTAATTTGCTATATTTGTATACAGATGTATTAGTTGAAAAAATCATCACATTATAAAGTTAAGCCAATATATCAACAAAGTTGTTATATTGGCTTAACTTATATATGAATTTGTTTTTAGTATTTTTTTATTTCTTATCTTTCTTCTTCTTATTTCTTCTAAATATTCGTCGACATCCCATTTGTCTTTTATGAATAATTTCAATTCTTTCTCTAGGTTAACAATTTCGACTTTTAATAAATTAGAGTTAGTATTAATAACACGCACTCTAGGTCTAGTTGGATTAAATCTATTATAATTTGCAACAATTCCCATTCTATCATCCGTTAATATCACTCCACTTCCTGGAGGGAATACACAAATATTTGTAATTACTGCTTTGTATATTTCGGTATCAATTCTATAAATTGATTCGCCGTTTAATATATCAAAGACCTTATATATAGACATTTTGTCTCTATATACCCTATTAGTAGACATAGCATCAAACATATCGCAAATCGTAACAATCCTAACATACTCAGGAATTTCAATCCCTTTTAATCCTAAGGGATAACCACTACCATCTAATTTTTCATGGTGCAACCTTATAATTTGTTTTGTTGTAAAGGAAAGTTTTTCAATCGAATCTACAATTTGAAATCCAAATTCAGAATGTTTCATGACTTCATTTCGTTCGTCTTCAGTAAGCTTACCAGGTTTTGCAATTAAATTATCTTTAACCATTATTTTACCAATATCATGAAGTAGCGCACCAAGAGCAATATTTTTTATATCATTCTTTTTATAATTAAGTGAATTTGCTGTTAAAATAGTAAGTACCGTAACATTAATACTATGTTTATATGTATATTCATCAGTATCAATTAAATCTGATAATGTAAATAGAATGTCCTTACTGTCACTTAGATCTTTTAAGATAGAATCAATAATTTTTTCTACAAGTATAAGATTTCCTTCAGGTATTAAGGTTTTTACTCCAAGTTTTTCATTATGTAAAGTATCTAAAAACACCTTTTTAATTGTACTTTCAGCTCTAGCAATTCTTTTTTCCTCTAAAGTATTAATAGGTATAATATCTTTTTTTATATCTTCTATAACATAAACAAAATTAATATTATGACCCATTAATTTTTTAAGTACTTTGCTATTAACAATAGTACCTCTGTTTAGAAGCATATTGCCATTGAAAGTAAAAACTGGTTCAACTATTTTATTTCCAATAATTCCTTCTCCAACTCTGGCTGGCTTCATAGATATTCTCCTAATATTAATTATTTCTCTTTAATATTATCGGCATTAATTGAAAAAAAATTAACATTTTTTTCAATTAATTTGATATAATATTATAAATTATTATTTAATAATAGCTTAGGAGGTCATATGTATTATATTTTTTTAGCACATGGTTTTGAGGAATTAGAGGCAATAACCGTTATAGATATGTTAAGACGTGCAAAAATTGATGTAAGAACCGTATCAATTAATGACAAAATTAAAGTTACAGGAGCACATAATATTACTATAAATACTGATTTATTGATAAAAGACCTTAGTAGCAAAAATATTGACGGAATAATTTTACCTGGTGGAATGCCTGGAAGTACCAATTTAAAGAATGATTCCACTCTAACTAAATTAATTTTTGAAAATTTCCATAGAGGCAAATTAATAGCTGCAATTTGCGCAGCACCTATTGTGCTTGCAAAGGCAAATATACTACAGGATATACAAGCAACTTGCTATCCAAGTTTTGAAAATCAATTGACAGGTGCCATAATAAGTGATGAGAAAGTTATAATTGATAAAAATGTTATAACGAGTAAAGGTCCTGGAACTGCCATTAACTTTGGATTCGAGCTTATTAAATATATAAGCGACGATTTAAATGCAAAATCAGTTATTAATGGAATGCTTGTAAATATTTAATAGGAAAACCGAGTGAATATTCACTCGGTTTTTTTAAAAATATTATTTAATTTATTCATTCTTTCATTTATTTTTTTTTCATAGCCATTTTCACTTGGAATATAATATTTGTGATTCCTTATTTTCTTCGGCAAATAATCTTGCTTAACATAATTATTAGGATATGAATGTGGATATTTATAAGTAAGACCATCAATACTCTCATTTTTTTTAGTCATTTTTAAAGAAGTCGCATCTTTTAAATAAAAAGGAATATTTCCGCAATCAAGTGTTTTGACGTCTAAGAGAGCATTATTAATTGCAATATATGATGAATTAGATTTTGGTGCACTCGCAAGATACGTTACAATTTGAGACAAAATAATTCTTGATTCAGGCATTCCTATTTTTTCTATAGCATTCGCTCCGCTTACAGCTAAGGTTAGTGCACTCGGATCAGCATTTCCAATATCTTCAGACGCGAGTATTATAAGTCTTCTTGCAATAAACTTTATATCTTCACCACCCATAATCATTTTAGAAAGATAATGAAGTGATGCATCTGGGTCAGAACCTCTAATTGATTTAATGAAAGCCGAAGTGATATCATAATGCGAATCACCTGATTTATCGTAATGAAAACTTTTTTCTTGAATACAATCTTCAATTATTTCTTTTGATATTACTGACCCATCAGAAAAATCAGAAGATAAGACTGCAATTTCAATTGCATTTAACGCTTTTCTTGCATCACCATCAACAATTTCACTTAGAAACTCAAGAGCTTCGCTTTCAACTTTAATATCGAAGTTTCCAAATCCATTTTCTTTATCTGATAGGGCATTTTTTACTATTTGTTCAATTTCGTCTTTAACTAATTTTTCTAATCTAAATACACTTGATCTTGAAATAAGCGCATTATTTACTTCGTAATACGGATTTTCAGTTGTCGCACCAATTAGAGTAATACTACCATCTTCTACAAATGGAAGTATTGCATCTTGTTGTGCTTTATTAAATCTATGTATCTCATCAATAAATAGGATTGTCTTTTTAAAGTAAAGACCTAAATTATCTTTTGCAATTTTAATAACCTCTCTTAGTTCTTTAACACCAGAAGTTACTGCATTTACTGTTCTAAAATCAGAAGTGGTTGTTTTTGCAATTACTCTAGCAAGACTTGTTTTACCAACACCTGGTGGTCCGTAAAGAATAATTGACCCAAGTTTATCAGCTTTTATTAATCTTCTTAGAATTTTATTTTCTCCAAGTATATGCTTCTGTCCAAAAAATGATTCTATTTTTTGGGGTTTCATTCTTTCTGCAAGTGGTGCGCTTTTTTCTAAATTCTTTTCCGCTGCAATCTCAAACAAATCCATAAATACCTCTTCTTTTCACTTATCTGATTATATGATAATTATATTGTATATTAAAAAAAATTAAAGTCTATACTTTTTTATAGACTTTAAAATAATTTTTACTTTATATATTCTTTTTCAATATATTCAGAAGTAGTAAGCATCAAAAGTGCACCATAGTCAATATTAAACTTTATCACACTACCTATGCTATAGTCTTTACCTGTATTTGTTAAATCAAGGATCAAATGATCACTGCTTGCCCCTACAATTTCAATATCTTTGTCATATGGAGTTAGTCCGTCTGGATTAACATCTTGCCTTCCAATGGCAATTATAGCTCTTTTCATTTTTCCTTTGTCTAAAAAAACAGGATTATTTCCAAAAGCATCCATACCAATATTGCCAGTAGGAATAGAGTCTTTTTCCTTTAGCTCAATTACTTCTGCTTCTAATGTAAATATATCAGTGTGCATTCCTTCAATTAATTCGCCAAACGCAGTTTCTCTTCCAAGAACAATAACTTCTCCAGGCCTTAAATTATTGATTTTACTTGGCATTTTACCATTATCAAGTAAATAAATACTGCTTGAATTTCCTCCAGAAATCATTTCTAATTTAATTTTAAATTTATTTTCAATATTAGTAGCAATTTCAGTTAATTTTCCAAGGTTAATTTCATCAGGAATAACTCCACCGTAACATGTAAGATTAACTCCGATACCATATAAATTAACACCAGAAAGTTTAAGAATTTCTTCAACCGTTTTATCAACGTCACAAGGCAGAATTCCTTCTCTTAAATCACCTAGATCAATCATTAATAAAACATTATGAATTTTATTCAATTTATTAGCTTCAACAGATAATGATTTTATAGTATCAATTTCAGAATTAAGACTAATATCCGCAAATTTAACAACTTCCTTAGTTTCAGAAAGCATAGGTAACCTAAGTAAGACTTTAGGAACCTTCAAATCTTTTATTTTTACTAAATTTGATATTCTAGAATCGGCTAACATATCAGCTCCACCGTCAACTACAGCTTTAGCAGCACTATTTAACGCACAAAACGATTTAGTTACAACCATTATACTTATACCATTTTTATCACATTTTTCTTTGATAAACTTTGTATTTTCTTCAAGTTTACAAAGATTAATTTTTAGTTTTGGATACATTAGTCCTCCTTAAAATCTAAGCTTTTTTTAAGCAACTTAATTGCGGCTATTTTATTTTCTTTAGATAAAACACCTAAAGATGCCATAATATAATCATTATCAATTAGTATTTTAGCTTCTTTATTTGGAAGAAGTTTATCTCCTCTATTACTTAATGCAATGCGTTTTAAAATTTTGATTCTCTTTGGAAGCCTTGTAAGAGCACCGCCTGTACCTATAATATATCTCACATTACTTAAATCTTTACCTTCAGCAATACTTTTCTTTCCACCACCAACAAATAAATCTCTAAAACCACCCGCATGCCTATTTGAAGATACTATTACTGCTTCTTCAGTAAGTCTTTCTACAAAAGTAATTTGATTTTTATTATTCGGAATTGCCACATGGTTTTCTATTAGAGAATTAAGCAAACTAGCTTCTACTTTCAAATCTTCTTCAAGTTTTTTTAATCCAATTATATCAACTATATTTTTCATATTTACATAAACGCCTAAATCCCCTTCTACAGTTCTTTTTGCAGTTGGTTCTGGACTTATTAGTATTGAATTAATTTCTTCTGAACCATCAGTAACTGAATGGATATCAGTGGTAGCTCCGCCTACATCAACAGTAACCAAATCCCCAATATCTTCTCTCAATATTTTTGATGCTTCCATTACAGCGCCTGGTGTTGGAATAATAGGTCCCATCACAAGTTCTTTGACATGTTCCATACCTGGTGCATGAATAATGTGTTCTTCAAATACATCTTGAATAACTTTTCTAGTAGGCTCTACATTTAAAGTATCTATTTTAGGATAAACATTATCTACAATATATAATAAATGTTCTTTATTATTTTCTTCAAATATAAGTTTAATTTCTTCTTGATTTTCAATATTACCCGCGTAAATAACAGGTACATGTAAGTCAAGTTCAGCAATTTTTTCTGCATTATAAATAGCTGTATCTCTTTCACCGTAATCTACTCCACCAGCTATTAAAATTATATTTGGTGATAAATCTTTAATTTTCTTTATATCTAATCTTCTTAATTTACCTGCTGTTAAAAAGTGAATATTTGCTCCTGCTCCAAGTGCTGCTTCTTTTGCAGCTTTTGCAGTCATATCATAAACAAGTCCATGGACAGTCATCTTAAGACCACCTGCCGCACTGCTGGTTGCAAGCATTAAATCATAAGAAATTTCTTCAAGATTTAATTTACTGCGCAAATCTTTTATAGCACTATTTAAACCAATATTAACATTTCCCTCTTTGACTGTTGTTGGTGACTGACCTTGTCCTACGAACAAAGGGTTTTCAGTATTTAAATCACTAAAAGCATTTACTACCGTAGTAGTACTTCCTATTTCTGCTACTAAAACATCAAATTTCATATTTCACCTCATAAAAAATAGGCTTCTCGCATTAAGCAAGAAACCTATTATTAATTAAGCCAATAATATTTTACCGCTTAAAATCCTATGCGTTTTTCATTTCTCTTCTTTTCTTAATAAAGAATGATGCTACATGGTTTCCTCTATCTGATTTTCCAAAACCTTGATCCATTCCATTTTTAACAGCAATTTCTGGTGTAACTTGAGTTCCACCTGCGCAAATAATTAATTTATCTCTTACGCCTTTTTCTATTGCATATTCATGTAATCTCTTCATGTTTTTATAATGAACGTCGTCATGAGAAATAATTGTAGAAGCAAGAATAGCATTTGCATTTAATTCAATTGCTGCGTCTACAAGTTTTTCAACTGGACAAGATGTTCCAAGATACTCAACATCCATACCATATTTTTCAATTCCACCATGTTTAATATCAATTACTTCTCTAAGTCCAACTGAATGCTCATCTTGTCCAACAGTTGCTGCAACAATTAGGAACGACTCCTTGTCTACATCTTCTCTAATTTCTTCATCATTAAGTAAATCAGGAAGTGGAGGAATTACAAGAGTATCTAAGTCAATATCAAACTCAACTTTACCTTTTAATTGAATTCTAGATCCTTCAGCAGGATGAAGCATTTCTGAATGAATTACTTCTACGTCTTTTAAATTCATTTTCTTAGCAAATTCAATTGCTGCAAATTCTGCAGTTCTTTGATTAGTTGGCAAGAAAATTTCAAGTTGAACTGTACCATCAGCTAACCACTCAACTTCTGGCTTAATTAAATTAGTATTTCTATATTTCTCATTAGCATCCATTCTAGTATTTACATTATCAACGTCATCAAGTTCGTCAATAAAAATAATTTTATCTGCGTTTTCTAATGTATCTCCATTAATTGCAGCAGAAGGATTCTTAGCTATTTCTTCACCGTACTGAGCTGCATTATTATAACCATAATGAGCAGTAACTGGAGCAAAATAATCATCATCTCTTGTATAAACAGTTCCAGCACCAACTCCGCCATCAATCTGTCTACCAATACCGTCTCCGTTTCTTTCAGGATATTTACCTGAATCTATGAAGAATCCTTTTTGAACAGATTCAAAGTATCCGCCTTGTTCAATCATTTCTTCCATATAAAGAATTGCTCTTTCTTTTAATTCTCTAACTTCTTTTTTCATGAAGCCATCTTTTTTTACTTCAACCATTTCTAGTATACCGTCTAAACCAACTAAAGTTTGTTTTGCAGTATCACATGCTTCAATATTATACATATGCCAAGGCACATTTCTACCTTCATCTGGTGTAATTGTTGATTGAATATCAGCGCTTGTAAGTTTTGAAATCATCATATTCATAACATGAGTAACTGTAGCTTCTCTTGAAGATGATGTAATATACTTAGTATTTTGCTGTGCTCTCATCTTATATTCACTAAATAAATCTCTTAAAGCAACAGCATAAGGAAGATCATATTTAGTACATGGCATTGGTGCAGCTGTAGGCGGAACTGTTGAAAGACAAATATTTTCTTTTTTCATACCAGCTTTATGTGAGAATATTGAGTTAAGTCCGTGCTGAACCATTAGTTCTGGCATAACCTTCCAAGCATCTCTAGCAGTAGCATTTGCATTATGCGCGCCATCTATTTGTGCCATATCTACAGCAGCCATAACTTTTTTTGATTCAGCAGCATCAACAAATGATCTTACCATATTAATATTTCTATAAAGTACATTATACTGCGGATCTTGATGAGCACCGTTAACGCCTTCTTCTGCAAACATAACAGCAATATCAGGACCAGCAACACCTGAAACATATGAATGATAATTAATTGGTCTACCAACTTCATCTTCTATAAAATCAAGCGCTTTTCTATGAGCTCTTACTTGCTTTCTAGAAACAGCTACTCCGCCAATTCCTTGTGGAGTTCCTTCTATAAGTCCATCAAAATGAGATTGTCCAGCAGTTCTAATAACCATTATATGGTCAGCTCCGTGCCAAGCTGCCATTCTCATTCTTCTAATATCATCTTCAAATCTACCAGATGCTATTTCTGTAGTGATAGTTTCTTGAGGTTGTGGATCTAAATTATCAAAATATCTAACAGCTGCAGGTATTCCAATTGAATTAGTTAAGCCTTCAGCACAATCATGATACTCATGTTGTCCTAAAATTAATTTATTAACTTTTTTTCTCCAAAGCCAACCTTTTCTCTTTGGTCTGTAGTTTTCAAGATCAGAAAGTATTTCTCTGATATCCATTTTTTCATTAATATCATATTTTTTCATTATTTCTGACCTCCTTTAAATATTTCAATAGCTTCATCCCATCTTTTCCCTTCCATTAGTTCAAGTCCTGCTTGTCTAATAGAAATATTATTCTTCTTAGATACTCTGTAAATTATATTTCCTACACCTTTACCAATTAATCCTCTTTCTATTGCACCATCAACAATTGGTTTAGCTTCAAGACTTGAAAATCCCATTCTTAATACAATTGATCTTTCAACTGCAGGTGAAGTATGAGTCTTTGCAAGATCAAGTAAAGGATCAACAAGTGTTTCTGCAAGTTGCCAGAATTTTGCTTTTATTTCTTCATCAGTTAAATTAACTAAATCTTTTCTTCTAGTTTGAAAATCATCGTCTCTCTTTAGGTAGCCTTTCATAATTCCTCCATTTTTATTTAATAGTTACATTAAGTTCTTTCAGTGCATTTATAACGAAGTCTTTATTTGTATTTGTATCTTCCATTAAAAATTCAATATCTTCATTGCTTACAGAAGTTAAATTGTTTTGTTTAATTGCATTTTTAACTAAAGATGTTTTTATTTTATCTAAGTCTAAATCTTTTGCTTTTAGAAGATCTGGAGTTTCAGGAAAAATAATATTTTTCCCTGGAATTTCGTCATTTGGATTACCAAATTTAATTTCGATTCCATTATCTCTTGCAAAAGATAATTGCGGTTGAATATGTTTTCCTGCACCAGTATATTCAGTTTCTTGAACAACTATTATTTGATCTTCGTCCATTTCTCTTGCAATACTAAACGCCGCAGCAAGTGAAACATTTCCAGCTGGTCCTCTTTCAAGACCTTCTAATTGTGCAAATGCTTCAGTCATATAAAATACTTGACCTTGAGTTACTGTAACGTACCTGTCCATATATCTAAGTGGACGAGCAGCAGAACGAGGAACATCAGATCTATCTGGCCAAGTTGAAAACGGTATTCCAAAACCAGTGTGTCCTGTAGTAAAAGATTTTTTGTTAAATTGCGTATCACTTGCCATATGAAGTCCACTTAAATCAACACTAGCAGCTACTACTTTAGTGCTTTTAGCTCCTGCTTTTTCAAGACCTCTTGCAGTACCTGTTAAATTTCCACCGCCTGCATTTGTGCAAACAACAACATCAGGATCTCTATTTTCAAGTTCTCTAAACTGCATAGCTATTTCGTATCCAAGAGTTTCAACACCTGCAATACCAAATGGAGTGTAAAGAGATGCGTTGAAATAACCAGTCTCTTCAAGTAGTCCTAAGAAAGTATAGAATAGTTCTGGTCCAACAGAAAGCTGAATTACTTCTGCGCCGTATGCTTCACATTTTCTAGCTTTTTCTATTATTTCAGGTTGTCCCATTCCTTTTGAATCATAGCATTCTTGTACAATTATGCATTTAAGTCCATGAATTGCAGCTTGAGATGCTACAGCAGCTCCGTAGTTTCCACTAGTTGCAGCAATTACACCTTTATAGCCTAATTTTTTTGCATGAAATACAGCATTTGCTGCTCTCCTTGCTTTAAAGCTTCCAGAAGGATTTGACGCTTCATCTTTAACAAAAATTCTTGCGCCTTTACCTTTTTCAGAAAACTTTCTAGCTAATGCCGTCAAATTTCTAAGTTCATAAAGTGGTGTGTTACCAACTCCACTAAAACTTTGCATTTCTTGCATTTCTTTTAAAGAGTAACCAGTTTCCTTCATCATCTTCTCATAATCAAAACCGATACCTTTAGCTTCAAACTTAGAATAATCAATTCCTACAGCTTTTTTCATTATTTCGTTTCTTCTTGACATTACAGCTTCATATGAATTATTTTTCATTATCTGCACCTCCAAAAAGAATTTCTTTTAAATCCATTCCGATTTTTAACAACTCAGGAATATTGTTTCCGAAAGAGTGAGTAAATGTTGGTTCAATTTCAACAACCTCTCCCTCAGCTTTTCTACCTGTTATAGTCTTAACTTCAATTTTATCGCCTTTTTTACCATCAATTAAAGCAAATCCTTTAACCCACATTTCTAGTGGCACATTTTTAGTGTCATCAGGAACTTGCGGTGCTCTTTCATCTTTCGTTAAAACTACATTATATATTTTAACCCAATCACCTTTTTTGAATTCCATCATATCACCTATTATCCTCTATAAATAAATTCTCTCATATCTCCCATAATTGCTCTTGGAACTGGTAAATCAATCATAGTCTTAAGACCAGGATGAGAATTGATAACGTGAGGGATCATATTACAACACATTGCAATTGTTCCAAGTCCGCCTTCTACTTCAGGTTTTATAACCATATTCACTTCTGGAGTACCTTTTATAGAAATATAATCACCAGTAAAAGTTCCTTCCATTTCTGGCTCAATTTGTTGTGGGTGAATCATATCGATTAGTACAGATCCATTAACATGTCCTTGACCAGTCATATTTACTCCAGCAACATCTCCAGCAGCAGCAAAACCGTAAGGAGCTTGTCTATCTACTGTTGTAACAATTGGTTTCATTTGTTGTTCGATTTTTTCAACCTTCCAGCCAATAGCGTCACCAATCATATTAATTGATTCAGAAAATCCAACGTGACCTGCTAGAGAACCATCTTCAACGCCTCTATTAAAATCATCAACTTTCATTCCAACGCCTTGCTCTTCCATTACAGCAGGTCCAAAAGGTGATAAACTATTTACTCTTTTTGCTTCAATATGTTCTACATCAGTCATACAACCTGTTAAAGTTACAACTAATAAGTCCATAATTAAACCTGGGTTAATTCCAGTTCCTAAAATTGAAACTCCGTTCTCTTTAGCAATTTTATCAAGTTCAGCTGCAAGTTCAGGATTCTGAGCTTTTGGATAAGCCATTTCTTCAGCAGTTGAAATTACATTAACTTTTTGCTCTAAGGCAAATTTTAATTTAGGAAAAGCTTTTTTAGTAAAAGAATCTGTAGCAATTAAACAAATATCGCAACATTTTTCAGTTAATACTTCTTTAATCTCAGGATTAATTAAAACTGATTTTCTTTCTCCTTTTTCAACACCTAAAACTTCAAATATATCTTTATTAACTCTTTCAGGGTGCATGTCACAAACTCCAACAATCTCTACACCTTTTTTGTTTAATAACATACGTGCCATTCCACTTCCCATAGCACCAAATCCCCATATTGCAACTTTAACGTTTTCTTTATTCATTTTTGCACCTCCATATTTTAGTCAATACTTAATATAGCAAACTGCGTGCCAAAGATTTAAAATTTATAATTATACATACCATAACTTACTATTTTTTTCGTATAAATATTGTATTTCCAAAGGTAATCTAATAAAAAATAGTAAAAAAAAAATAATATTATTTTTTTACTTGATTAAACATACACTAATTTATATAACAATATACATTCATAAATTGCTAGCAAAAAATAAACGCAAAATATTTTGCATAGTACATGCAAAATATTTTG includes:
- the ord gene encoding 2,4-diaminopentanoate dehydrogenase, translating into MNKENVKVAIWGFGAMGSGMARMLLNKKGVEIVGVCDMHPERVNKDIFEVLGVEKGERKSVLINPEIKEVLTEKCCDICLIATDSFTKKAFPKLKFALEQKVNVISTAEEMAYPKAQNPELAAELDKIAKENGVSILGTGINPGLIMDLLVVTLTGCMTDVEHIEAKRVNSLSPFGPAVMEEQGVGMKVDDFNRGVEDGSLAGHVGFSESINMIGDAIGWKVEKIEQQMKPIVTTVDRQAPYGFAAAGDVAGVNMTGQGHVNGSVLIDMIHPQQIEPEMEGTFTGDYISIKGTPEVNMVIKPEVEGGLGTIAMCCNMIPHVINSHPGLKTMIDLPVPRAIMGDMREFIYRG